A region from the Mycolicibacterium phlei genome encodes:
- a CDS encoding IclR family transcriptional regulator, whose amino-acid sequence MVLPRPARRAPEPPTSMVSRVALILGVFDSPGKHLHLDEIVADTGLPRSSTHRILTQLHAAGLLTHGPDGYCLTAAALPATVDHSQLRGVASPVLKRLRADTALVVHLGVLAGPDVVYLDKVGGIDGVAVPTRVAGRTPAHASALGKAMLARLAAEEVDAMLSDPLRKCTPATIADLSTLHRELAQIRARHGLAYDDQELAVGLSSIAAPIPLAGNQCAGLSLTGPTPPHRLQRMAPFLTRAARGISEHLGRSTRAEPEPASITDDMLSRVLRTLSSDDWV is encoded by the coding sequence GTGGTGTTGCCACGACCGGCACGTCGCGCGCCGGAGCCACCGACGTCGATGGTGTCCCGGGTCGCGCTGATCCTCGGCGTGTTCGACAGCCCCGGAAAGCATCTGCACCTCGACGAGATCGTCGCCGACACCGGGCTGCCGCGGTCCTCGACGCACCGCATCCTGACGCAGTTGCACGCGGCGGGGCTGCTCACCCACGGTCCGGACGGGTACTGCCTGACCGCGGCCGCCCTGCCGGCCACCGTCGATCATTCGCAGCTGCGCGGCGTGGCGTCGCCGGTGCTCAAGCGGTTGCGCGCCGACACCGCCCTGGTGGTGCACCTCGGTGTGCTGGCCGGCCCGGATGTCGTCTACCTCGACAAGGTGGGTGGCATCGACGGGGTCGCGGTACCGACCCGGGTGGCGGGCCGGACACCGGCGCATGCCAGCGCGCTGGGCAAGGCGATGCTGGCCCGGCTGGCCGCCGAGGAGGTCGACGCGATGCTGTCCGACCCGCTGCGCAAGTGCACCCCCGCGACGATCGCCGACCTCTCGACACTGCACCGGGAACTGGCCCAGATCCGGGCGCGGCACGGCCTGGCCTACGACGATCAGGAGCTGGCCGTCGGGTTGTCGAGCATCGCCGCACCGATCCCGCTCGCCGGGAACCAATGTGCGGGGTTGTCGCTCACCGGCCCGACGCCCCCGCACCGGCTGCAGCGCATGGCGCCGTTCCTCACCCGCGCCGCGCGGGGCATCTCGGAGCACCTGGGCAGGTCGACCCGTGCCGAGCCCGAACCCGCGTCGATCACCGACGACATGCTGTCGCGGGTGCTTCGCACCCTGTCGTCCGACGACTGGGTCTAG
- a CDS encoding glycerol-3-phosphate 1-O-acyltransferase yields the protein MRPAADEYAPFIPEGDALVLAAASSPAERDLLHDWLDQQRRDHPGAKIDVLLLPDSDDPPPTVLAQLVAELQEDEDRSVVPVRVFWVPGGLPTRSKVVALLSGRDTYRPPEILQRRILRRDPSRARVVAGEPAKVSELRQQWADTTAAENPREFARFVIRRAILAIERVELRLLGPEYKSPRLIKPEIMASSRFREGLEKIPGASLEKAGEMLDELSTGWSRFSVDLIPSLGRAVFSRGFDPNIDYIRDEVELLRRNLENHPAVLLFSHRSYLDGVIVPVAMQENRLPPVHTFAGINLSFGFMGPLMRHSGVIFLRRKLDDPLYKYVLRQFVGYIVEKRFNLSWSIEGTRSRTGKMLPPKLGLLAYVADAYLDGRSEDILLQPVSISFDQLHETSEYAAYARGGEKTPESVEWLYKFIKAQGERNYGKIYVRFPPAVSMREYLGVPHGPMATDPDAKRLALQKMAFEVSWRILRATPVNASALVSALLLTARGTAMTLDQVHHSLQPALDYLELKQTPMTNSALRLRTPEGVRAALDALSGGHPVTCVEGGREPVWRIAPENEHEAAFYRNTLIDAFLETSLVELALVHAGRAESDQVDAFWTQVMRLRDLLKFDFYFAGSAEFREHVAEELSWTDDWQARVVGGEEQVNELLRVKSPLLAGAMLRPFFEAYWIVAEALRDAPAQLDEKELTNRALGLGNQYVAQNRVRNNESVSALLFATARQVAADQHLLEPAPDLAERRLAFRNELRAILRDMDQVERISLEQFFARERARRAARAQ from the coding sequence GTGAGGCCGGCCGCCGACGAGTACGCGCCGTTCATCCCCGAGGGCGACGCCCTGGTGCTGGCGGCGGCCTCATCGCCCGCCGAACGGGATCTGCTGCACGACTGGCTCGACCAGCAGCGCCGGGACCACCCCGGCGCCAAGATCGACGTGCTGCTGCTGCCCGACTCCGACGACCCGCCGCCCACCGTGCTGGCCCAGCTCGTCGCCGAACTGCAGGAGGACGAGGACCGTTCGGTGGTGCCGGTGCGGGTGTTCTGGGTGCCCGGCGGCCTGCCCACCCGGTCCAAGGTGGTGGCGCTGCTGTCGGGCCGCGACACCTACCGTCCGCCCGAGATCCTGCAGCGCCGCATCCTGCGGCGCGACCCCAGCCGCGCCCGCGTGGTGGCCGGTGAACCCGCCAAGGTCTCCGAACTGCGTCAGCAGTGGGCTGACACCACCGCGGCCGAAAACCCGCGTGAGTTCGCGCGTTTCGTCATCCGGCGGGCGATCCTGGCCATCGAGCGGGTCGAACTGCGGCTGCTCGGGCCGGAGTACAAGTCGCCGCGGCTGATCAAACCGGAGATCATGGCGTCGTCGCGGTTCCGGGAAGGCCTGGAGAAGATCCCCGGCGCCAGCCTGGAGAAGGCCGGGGAGATGCTCGACGAGCTGTCTACCGGCTGGAGCCGCTTCTCGGTCGATCTGATCCCGTCCCTGGGGCGGGCGGTGTTCAGCCGCGGATTCGACCCGAACATCGACTACATCCGTGACGAAGTGGAGCTGCTGCGGCGCAACCTGGAGAACCACCCGGCCGTGCTGCTGTTCTCGCACCGCTCCTATCTGGACGGCGTGATCGTCCCGGTTGCCATGCAGGAGAACCGGTTACCGCCCGTGCACACCTTCGCCGGGATCAACCTGTCGTTCGGGTTCATGGGCCCGCTGATGCGGCATTCCGGCGTCATCTTCCTGCGCCGCAAGCTCGACGACCCGCTGTACAAGTACGTGCTGCGCCAGTTCGTCGGATACATCGTCGAGAAGCGGTTCAACCTGTCCTGGTCGATCGAGGGCACCCGGTCGCGGACGGGAAAGATGTTGCCGCCCAAGCTCGGTCTGCTCGCCTACGTCGCCGACGCCTACCTCGACGGCCGCAGCGAGGACATCCTGCTGCAGCCGGTGTCGATCAGCTTCGACCAGTTGCACGAGACCTCTGAGTACGCCGCCTACGCCAGGGGAGGGGAGAAGACCCCCGAGAGCGTGGAGTGGCTCTACAAGTTCATCAAGGCGCAGGGCGAACGCAACTACGGCAAGATCTACGTGCGTTTCCCGCCCGCGGTGTCGATGCGCGAGTACCTCGGTGTCCCGCACGGACCGATGGCCACCGACCCGGACGCCAAACGCCTTGCGCTGCAGAAGATGGCGTTCGAGGTGTCCTGGCGGATCCTGCGCGCCACCCCGGTCAACGCCAGCGCGCTGGTGTCGGCGCTGCTGCTCACCGCCCGCGGCACCGCGATGACGCTGGATCAGGTTCACCACTCGCTGCAGCCGGCGCTGGACTACCTGGAGCTGAAGCAGACGCCGATGACCAACAGCGCGTTGCGGTTACGCACCCCCGAAGGGGTGCGGGCCGCGCTCGACGCGCTGTCCGGCGGACACCCCGTCACCTGTGTGGAGGGCGGCCGCGAACCGGTGTGGCGGATCGCGCCGGAGAACGAACACGAGGCCGCGTTCTACCGCAACACGCTCATCGACGCGTTTCTGGAGACCTCGCTGGTCGAGTTGGCGCTGGTGCACGCCGGGCGCGCCGAATCCGATCAGGTGGACGCGTTCTGGACCCAGGTGATGCGGCTGCGCGACCTGCTGAAGTTCGACTTCTACTTCGCCGGTTCGGCGGAGTTCCGCGAACACGTCGCCGAGGAGCTGTCCTGGACCGACGACTGGCAGGCCCGGGTGGTCGGCGGCGAGGAACAGGTCAACGAGCTGCTGCGGGTCAAGTCGCCACTGCTGGCCGGGGCGATGCTGAGGCCGTTCTTCGAGGCGTACTGGATCGTCGCCGAGGCGCTGCGCGACGCCCCCGCCCAGCTCGACGAGAAGGAGCTGACGAACCGGGCGCTGGGGCTGGGCAACCAGTACGTCGCCCAGAACCGGGTCCGCAACAACGAGTCGGTGTCGGCGCTGCTGTTCGCGACCGCCCGGCAGGTGGCCGCCGACCAGCATCTGCTCGAACCCGCGCCCGACCTCGCCGAGCGACGGCTGGCGTTCCGCAACGAGCTGCGGGCGATCCTGCGCGACATGGACCAGGTGGAGCGGATCTCGCTGGAGCAGTTCTTCGCCCGCGAGCGGGCGCGCCGGGCCGCCCGCGCGCAGTGA
- a CDS encoding acyl-CoA dehydrogenase, with protein sequence MRTTGTHSVVDAVRALLPEIAASAAEVDRRGAVDPDVIARLHDVGYFSVLRPADGNRTDPNDYLTATRELSSACTSTGWLASWLALNGWGLSVRDRRVRQEIWGSDPRALLCSSYAPTGRLESVDGGFRLSGRWTRCTGAHHASWLSAAALRVGPDGAAQDFMAVLVPRDDYVVEKTWNGLGLRGIGADDVVVTDAFVPDHRAFSWLNFDPRRADTLIDRLPQPTLYTLAGTIPLLGAAQRVLATRPVDEMAPLSTLAMAAADVDLSIRQLTRNVDDLMACVRADTQPDNDLVLRTRRDQVMASERAFAAIRAVVHDPGPDTDAALLERVWRDAQTARMHVASNVEQVLSVVGRFTLGLNVDDLIW encoded by the coding sequence GTGAGGACGACCGGGACGCATTCGGTCGTCGACGCCGTTCGCGCCCTGCTTCCCGAGATCGCGGCGTCGGCGGCCGAGGTCGATCGCCGCGGCGCGGTCGACCCGGACGTGATCGCGCGGCTGCACGACGTCGGCTACTTCTCGGTGCTGCGTCCTGCCGACGGAAACCGGACCGATCCGAACGACTACCTGACCGCGACCCGCGAACTGTCGTCGGCGTGCACGTCGACCGGGTGGCTGGCCAGCTGGCTGGCGCTGAACGGTTGGGGCCTGTCGGTGCGTGACAGACGTGTGCGACAGGAGATCTGGGGCTCGGACCCGCGGGCGCTGCTGTGCTCGTCGTACGCCCCGACCGGGCGGCTGGAGTCGGTCGACGGCGGCTTCCGGTTGTCGGGGCGGTGGACACGCTGCACGGGCGCGCATCACGCGTCCTGGCTGAGCGCGGCCGCGTTGCGGGTGGGCCCCGACGGCGCGGCCCAGGACTTCATGGCGGTGCTGGTGCCGCGCGACGACTATGTGGTCGAGAAGACGTGGAACGGCCTGGGGCTGAGGGGGATCGGCGCCGACGACGTGGTGGTCACCGACGCGTTCGTCCCGGACCACCGCGCGTTCAGTTGGCTGAACTTCGATCCGCGCCGGGCGGACACGCTGATCGACCGGCTGCCGCAGCCGACGCTGTACACCCTGGCCGGAACCATCCCGCTGCTCGGCGCGGCGCAACGCGTGCTGGCGACCCGGCCCGTCGACGAGATGGCACCGCTGAGCACCCTGGCCATGGCTGCCGCCGACGTGGACCTGTCGATACGCCAGCTCACCCGCAACGTCGACGATCTCATGGCCTGTGTGCGCGCCGACACCCAGCCGGACAACGATCTGGTGCTGCGCACCCGCCGCGATCAGGTGATGGCCTCCGAACGTGCCTTCGCCGCGATCCGTGCCGTCGTGCACGACCCGGGCCCGGACACCGACGCCGCGCTGCTCGAGCGGGTGTGGCGGGACGCGCAGACGGCCCGCATGCACGTCGCGAGCAACGTCGAGCAGGTGTTGTCGGTGGTGGGTCGATTCACGTTGGGGCTCAACGTCGACGACCTGATCTGGTGA
- a CDS encoding histidine phosphatase family protein, whose amino-acid sequence MAAIALLLAAAVPAAAAELMRVTFVRHGESAGNASGLIDTSTPGPVLTPLGQQQARDVVGTLGDNNYDAVYASAMVRTQLTATPMSQYLRLPIQVLPGIQEIEAGVFEGTPEASASSGYGLYPLGWTFPGVIPQLPVSMFNKGTVMPGTTLDGYGFDERVKAALQTIYDNGDRNAVVFSHGGTIMFWTLMNVSNLTITQKLQLLQTAALGNTDYVVIEGNPEDGWTLVNWNGQQFAPKRTLVAEIALQVRTLTRQLAAATTQVFQAFATGDVRTILTAINRAVADAAYSVVKFNRTVTAKVVGAVTDLIAPPAPAAPEQAGFAATTAAPDEGAQVSQDSPERVAAENVTALRQKRSDATEAAVPATEQTETVPSDEDVIDADEVDVDLEADADEGFPADEEDAALTPVDLDTETGTEPDPDTDTDTDTDTNTDTDTGASRSGDEGSDQENKAA is encoded by the coding sequence GTGGCGGCGATCGCCCTGCTGCTCGCCGCGGCGGTGCCGGCCGCGGCGGCGGAGTTGATGCGAGTGACCTTCGTCCGGCACGGCGAATCGGCGGGCAACGCCTCGGGCCTGATCGACACCTCGACACCCGGACCGGTGTTGACCCCGCTCGGCCAGCAACAGGCCCGGGATGTCGTCGGCACCCTGGGCGACAACAACTACGACGCCGTCTACGCCTCGGCGATGGTGCGCACGCAGTTGACCGCGACACCGATGTCGCAGTACCTGCGCCTGCCCATCCAGGTGCTGCCCGGCATCCAGGAGATCGAGGCGGGTGTGTTCGAGGGGACCCCCGAGGCCAGCGCGTCGAGCGGTTACGGCCTGTATCCCCTCGGCTGGACGTTCCCGGGCGTGATCCCGCAGCTGCCGGTGTCGATGTTCAACAAGGGCACCGTGATGCCGGGTACCACCCTCGACGGCTACGGGTTCGACGAGCGGGTCAAGGCCGCCCTGCAGACCATCTACGACAACGGTGACCGCAATGCGGTCGTGTTCTCCCACGGCGGCACCATCATGTTCTGGACGTTGATGAACGTCTCGAACCTCACCATCACGCAGAAGCTTCAGCTGCTGCAGACCGCGGCGCTGGGCAACACCGACTACGTGGTCATCGAGGGCAACCCCGAGGACGGCTGGACGCTGGTCAACTGGAACGGCCAGCAGTTCGCCCCCAAACGCACGCTCGTCGCCGAGATCGCGCTGCAGGTGCGGACGTTGACGCGGCAGCTGGCCGCGGCGACGACCCAGGTGTTCCAGGCGTTCGCCACCGGCGATGTCAGGACGATCCTGACCGCGATCAACCGTGCCGTCGCCGACGCGGCGTACTCGGTGGTCAAGTTCAACCGGACGGTCACCGCGAAGGTGGTCGGCGCGGTGACCGACCTGATCGCACCGCCGGCGCCGGCCGCGCCCGAGCAGGCCGGTTTCGCCGCCACGACGGCCGCCCCCGACGAGGGTGCCCAGGTCTCCCAGGATTCGCCGGAGCGCGTCGCAGCCGAGAACGTGACCGCGTTGCGCCAGAAGCGATCCGACGCGACCGAGGCGGCTGTGCCTGCCACCGAGCAGACCGAGACCGTCCCGTCGGATGAGGACGTGATCGACGCCGACGAGGTCGATGTCGACCTCGAGGCCGACGCCGATGAGGGGTTCCCGGCAGACGAGGAGGACGCCGCGCTGACGCCGGTCGACCTCGACACCGAAACCGGGACCGAGCCCGACCCCGACACCGACACCGACACCGACACCGACACCAACACCGATACCGACACCGGCGCAAGCCGGTCCGGTGACGAGGGGTCCGACCAGGAGAACAAGGCCGCCTGA
- a CDS encoding wax ester/triacylglycerol synthase family O-acyltransferase — MMSVPELDAAGLPEELSPLDQILHRGEANPRTRSGIMTLEILDCAPDWDTFRTKFEYASRKVLRLRQKVVMPTLPTVAPRWVVDPDFNLDFHLRRVRAPEPGTFRQVLDLAEVAAQSPLDISRPLWTATLVEGLEGGRAALVVHLSHAVTDGVGGVEMFASLYDLERDPPPEPAPPLPIPQDLSPNDLMRQGITRLPGTIAGRLRGALAGAAHVATEVVRDPVSRLGSVVEYAMSGTRVVGPVAEPSPVLRRRSLSSRSEAIDIEFGVMHRSAKAAGGSINDAYLAGLCGALRLYHEAKGVPVDTLPMAVPVNLRSDSDPAGGNRFAGVNLAAPIGLADPAERIREIRAQMTTKREERAIDMVGAIAPLVGLLPDTVLESMAGTVVNADVQASNVPVYAGDTYIAGAKVLRQYGLGPLPGVAMMVVLVSRSGYCTVTSRYDRAAVNDQELWARCLLDGFNEVLALGDGRAEPASFHVDGTNGGAAQ; from the coding sequence CTGATGAGCGTGCCGGAACTCGACGCGGCTGGTCTTCCCGAGGAACTGAGCCCGCTCGACCAGATCCTGCACCGCGGCGAGGCCAATCCGCGCACCCGCTCCGGGATCATGACCCTGGAGATCCTGGACTGCGCGCCGGACTGGGACACCTTCCGGACCAAGTTCGAGTACGCCTCCCGCAAGGTGCTTCGGTTGCGCCAGAAGGTCGTGATGCCGACGCTGCCGACCGTCGCGCCGCGCTGGGTCGTCGACCCCGACTTCAACCTCGACTTCCACCTGCGTCGCGTCCGGGCGCCCGAACCCGGCACCTTCCGCCAGGTGCTCGACCTCGCCGAGGTGGCCGCGCAGTCCCCGCTCGACATCTCCCGGCCGCTGTGGACCGCCACCCTGGTCGAGGGGCTGGAGGGCGGCCGCGCCGCGCTGGTCGTGCACCTCAGCCATGCCGTCACCGACGGCGTCGGCGGCGTCGAGATGTTCGCCAGCCTCTACGACCTGGAACGCGACCCGCCGCCGGAGCCCGCGCCGCCGCTGCCCATCCCGCAGGACCTCTCACCCAACGACCTGATGCGTCAGGGCATCACCCGGCTGCCCGGCACCATCGCCGGGCGGCTGCGCGGGGCCCTGGCCGGCGCCGCGCACGTCGCCACCGAGGTGGTGCGCGACCCGGTGTCGCGGCTGGGCAGCGTCGTCGAGTACGCGATGTCGGGCACCCGGGTGGTCGGGCCGGTCGCCGAACCGTCGCCGGTGCTGCGGCGGCGCAGCCTGTCGTCGCGCAGCGAGGCGATCGACATCGAATTCGGGGTGATGCACCGCTCCGCCAAGGCCGCGGGCGGCTCCATCAACGACGCCTACCTGGCGGGGCTGTGCGGTGCGCTGCGACTCTACCACGAGGCCAAGGGCGTTCCGGTCGACACGCTGCCGATGGCGGTGCCGGTCAACCTGCGCTCCGACTCCGATCCCGCGGGCGGAAACCGGTTCGCCGGAGTCAATCTCGCCGCCCCGATCGGGCTGGCCGACCCCGCCGAGCGCATCCGCGAGATCCGCGCCCAGATGACGACCAAACGCGAGGAGCGGGCCATCGACATGGTGGGGGCGATCGCACCGCTGGTCGGCCTGCTGCCCGACACCGTGCTCGAATCGATGGCAGGCACCGTCGTCAACGCCGACGTGCAGGCCAGCAACGTGCCGGTGTACGCCGGTGACACCTACATCGCCGGCGCGAAAGTGTTGCGGCAGTACGGCTTGGGCCCGCTGCCCGGGGTGGCGATGATGGTGGTGCTGGTCTCGCGGTCGGGCTACTGCACCGTCACCAGCCGCTACGACCGCGCCGCGGTCAATGACCAAGAGCTGTGGGCGCGCTGCCTGCTCGACGGGTTCAACGAGGTGCTCGCCCTGGGCGACGGCCGCGCCGAACCGGCGTCGTTTCACGTCGACGGCACGAACGGGGGTGCGGCGCAGTGA
- a CDS encoding class I SAM-dependent methyltransferase, whose translation MTGDYWNHNTAYHPWLVDIATRLHGDVLDVGCGDGLLLARLAPVSRSVTGIEPDAGAMARAEQRLAGTATLIRATFDDYDPGERRFDLITFVASLHHIELRVALTKARSMLRPTGEIAVVGLAANRSVRDWVWAGACLPVVRVASRLHGETPDIGVPVAEPTSSLDEIRREVADVLPGARIRRGLYYRFRLRWSAGWLDSTA comes from the coding sequence GTGACCGGCGACTACTGGAACCACAACACGGCGTACCACCCGTGGCTCGTCGACATCGCCACCCGCCTGCACGGTGACGTGCTCGACGTCGGCTGCGGCGACGGCCTGCTTCTGGCGCGGCTGGCACCGGTGTCGCGCTCGGTCACGGGGATCGAACCGGATGCCGGCGCGATGGCCCGCGCCGAGCAGCGACTGGCCGGCACCGCGACTCTGATCCGCGCGACGTTCGACGACTACGACCCGGGTGAGCGGCGGTTCGACCTGATCACGTTCGTCGCGAGCCTGCACCACATCGAGTTGCGCGTGGCATTGACCAAGGCGCGCAGCATGCTTCGGCCGACGGGCGAGATCGCGGTGGTCGGGTTGGCGGCCAACAGGTCGGTGCGCGACTGGGTGTGGGCGGGCGCGTGCCTGCCGGTGGTGCGGGTCGCGTCGCGGCTGCACGGCGAGACGCCCGACATCGGGGTTCCGGTGGCGGAGCCGACGTCGAGCCTCGACGAGATTCGACGCGAGGTGGCCGACGTGCTGCCGGGCGCCCGGATTCGCCGGGGGCTGTACTACCGATTCCGGCTTCGCTGGAGCGCCGGCTGGCTAGACTCCACCGCGTGA
- a CDS encoding PE-PPE domain-containing protein: MTTIAAAGVATAVAGVAATQPESISAPVVDLSALIVVGSSTNPAGAGVQNFFGGKFLDPIYTGPNGDDIVIVDFRSGPLGIQQALDANAGEPNLILASGWGAANASLLALVDRTDLDQTVLIFDNDVARPDGGFGTRYPWFALIGVNPIPTPSRVPALAAVNIGYQYDYNSNAPADLLNAVAAVNALVSYLYTHRNQDTIDLPINPDGSPSVTCNANTCAITVSGAVLDCPDARCAEPEDDRISAYITTRDNTTYVTYTTAELPLTRLIRQVFGDQLADLTGPLLKLIVDSAYYGGNPIPSDPSAYRPARLFPSPAELLATLAKVPGAIQEGIEAVTKPKKSAPAPEPEPEQFGPMHVADIDDDPADDEPLAELEQNRGPELNVVRTSDKAEPGQVDTSAGSPKDDLKDSPKDDDPQEVTEPTSGPSPQTEPADTGAGTDDSDDAGAGGDGADAAA; this comes from the coding sequence ATGACCACGATCGCGGCGGCCGGTGTCGCCACCGCGGTCGCAGGGGTGGCGGCCACCCAGCCCGAATCGATCTCGGCGCCGGTGGTCGACCTGTCCGCGCTGATCGTGGTGGGCAGCTCCACCAATCCGGCGGGTGCGGGCGTGCAGAACTTCTTCGGCGGCAAGTTCCTGGACCCGATCTACACCGGCCCCAACGGCGACGACATCGTGATCGTCGACTTCCGCAGCGGCCCGCTGGGCATCCAGCAGGCGCTCGACGCCAACGCCGGCGAGCCCAACCTGATCCTCGCCTCCGGGTGGGGCGCGGCCAACGCCAGTTTGCTCGCCCTGGTCGACCGGACCGACCTCGATCAGACGGTGCTGATCTTCGACAACGACGTCGCCCGGCCCGACGGCGGGTTCGGCACCCGGTATCCGTGGTTCGCGTTGATCGGGGTGAACCCGATCCCCACCCCCAGCCGGGTGCCTGCGTTGGCCGCGGTGAACATCGGCTACCAGTACGACTACAACTCCAACGCCCCCGCCGACCTGCTCAACGCGGTGGCGGCGGTCAACGCGCTGGTGTCCTACCTGTACACGCACCGCAACCAGGACACGATCGACCTGCCGATCAACCCGGACGGCAGCCCGTCGGTGACGTGCAATGCCAACACGTGCGCGATCACCGTCAGCGGCGCGGTGCTGGACTGCCCGGACGCGCGCTGCGCGGAACCGGAGGACGACCGCATCTCGGCCTACATCACGACGCGCGACAACACCACCTACGTCACCTACACCACCGCGGAGCTGCCGCTGACCCGGCTGATCCGCCAGGTGTTCGGCGACCAGCTCGCCGACCTGACGGGTCCGCTGCTCAAGCTGATCGTGGATTCGGCGTACTACGGCGGCAATCCGATCCCGTCGGATCCCAGCGCGTACCGTCCGGCGCGGCTGTTCCCGTCGCCCGCCGAGCTGCTGGCGACGCTGGCGAAGGTGCCCGGCGCCATCCAGGAGGGCATCGAGGCGGTCACCAAGCCGAAGAAGTCGGCACCGGCCCCCGAGCCCGAGCCCGAACAGTTCGGGCCCATGCACGTCGCCGACATCGACGACGATCCGGCCGACGACGAGCCCCTCGCCGAGCTCGAGCAGAACCGCGGCCCCGAGCTCAACGTGGTGCGCACCAGCGACAAGGCCGAGCCCGGCCAGGTGGACACCTCCGCCGGCTCGCCGAAAGACGATCTGAAAGACTCGCCGAAAGACGATGACCCGCAAGAGGTTACGGAGCCGACGAGCGGGCCGTCCCCGCAGACCGAACCGGCTGACACCGGCGCGGGCACCGACGATTCCGACGACGCCGGGGCGGGCGGGGACGGCGCCGACGCCGCGGCGTGA
- a CDS encoding HAD-IB family hydrolase/lysophospholipid acyltransferase family protein, producing the protein MTSQSAGAQGSGAKGTLRLPGSVAEIEASPEGPEVGAFFDLDGTLVAGFTGVVMTQDRFRRRQMSVGEFLGMVQAGLNHQLGRSEFDDLIGKGARMLRGSSLEDIDELAERLFMQKIVGRIYPEMRELVRAHMARGHTVVLSSSALTVQVEPVARFLGITNVLSNKFEVDEHGLLTGEVQRPIIWGPGKARAVQEFAAEHGVDLAKSYFYADGDEDVALMYLVGNPRPTNPGGKLAAVAAKRGWPVLRFTSRSAVNPMSQLRTVAGVATAAPIAAGAIGLGLLTRSKRAGLNFFTQAFGRSLMTAIGIRLNVLGRENLTKQRPAVFIFNHRNQADPLIAGHLVDTDFTSVGKKELEKDPIVGTLGKVMDAAFIDRDDPTKAVEELKKVEELARKGLSILIAPEGTRLDTTEVGPFKKGPFRIAMSVGIPIVPIVIRNAEVIAARDSTTFNPGTVDVVVYPPIPVDDWTHENLNERIDEVRQLYLDTLKNWPRGELPTPALYERSQAPAAKSSAKKAPAKKAPAKKAPAKKAPAKKATTKKAATKKATAKKASAKKTPAEKAPARKATAKKTTPGEQQ; encoded by the coding sequence GTGACTTCGCAGAGTGCTGGCGCTCAGGGTTCCGGTGCCAAGGGCACCCTGAGGTTGCCCGGGTCGGTCGCCGAGATCGAGGCCAGCCCCGAGGGGCCGGAGGTCGGGGCGTTCTTCGATCTGGACGGCACCCTGGTCGCCGGCTTCACCGGTGTGGTGATGACACAGGACCGGTTCCGGCGCAGGCAGATGTCGGTCGGTGAGTTCCTCGGCATGGTGCAGGCCGGGCTCAACCACCAGCTGGGCCGCTCGGAGTTCGACGACCTGATCGGCAAGGGCGCGCGGATGCTGCGCGGCAGCTCGCTCGAGGACATCGACGAGCTCGCCGAACGGCTGTTCATGCAGAAGATCGTCGGCCGCATCTACCCGGAGATGCGGGAACTGGTGCGCGCGCACATGGCCCGCGGCCACACCGTCGTGCTCAGCTCGTCGGCGCTGACCGTTCAGGTCGAACCGGTCGCGCGGTTCCTCGGCATCACGAACGTGCTGAGCAACAAGTTCGAGGTCGACGAGCACGGTCTGCTCACCGGGGAGGTGCAGCGCCCGATCATCTGGGGTCCCGGAAAGGCCAGGGCGGTACAGGAATTCGCCGCCGAACACGGTGTCGACCTGGCCAAGAGCTACTTCTACGCCGACGGTGACGAGGACGTCGCGCTGATGTACCTGGTCGGCAACCCGCGGCCGACCAACCCGGGCGGCAAGCTCGCCGCGGTGGCGGCCAAACGCGGCTGGCCGGTGCTGCGGTTCACCAGCCGCAGTGCGGTCAACCCGATGTCGCAGCTGCGCACCGTGGCGGGGGTGGCGACGGCGGCGCCGATCGCCGCCGGGGCGATCGGGCTGGGCCTGCTGACCCGCAGCAAGCGGGCCGGGCTCAACTTCTTCACCCAGGCGTTCGGCCGGTCGCTGATGACCGCGATCGGTATCCGGCTCAACGTGCTGGGCCGGGAGAACCTGACCAAGCAGCGGCCCGCGGTGTTCATCTTCAACCACCGCAACCAGGCCGACCCGCTGATCGCCGGGCACCTCGTCGACACCGACTTCACCTCCGTCGGCAAGAAGGAGCTCGAAAAGGACCCGATCGTCGGCACTCTCGGCAAGGTGATGGACGCCGCGTTCATCGACCGCGACGATCCGACGAAGGCCGTCGAGGAACTCAAGAAGGTCGAGGAGCTGGCCCGCAAGGGGCTGTCCATCCTGATCGCCCCGGAGGGCACCCGGCTGGACACCACCGAGGTCGGCCCGTTCAAGAAGGGGCCGTTCCGGATCGCGATGTCGGTGGGAATTCCCATCGTGCCGATCGTGATCCGCAACGCCGAGGTGATCGCCGCCCGGGATTCGACGACGTTCAACCCGGGCACCGTCGACGTCGTCGTCTACCCGCCGATCCCCGTCGACGACTGGACGCACGAGAACCTCAACGAACGCATCGACGAGGTGCGTCAGCTCTATCTCGACACGCTCAAGAACTGGCCGCGGGGTGAGCTGCCGACACCGGCGCTGTACGAGCGGTCCCAGGCGCCCGCCGCGAAGTCCTCCGCGAAGAAGGCGCCGGCCAAGAAGGCGCCGGCCAAGAAGGCGCCGGCCAAGAAGGCGCCGGCGAAGAAGGCCACCACGAAGAAGGCCGCCACGAAGAAGGCCACCGCGAAAAAGGCTTCCGCCAAGAAGACACCCGCCGAGAAGGCGCCGGCGAGGAAGGCCACCGCGAAGAAGACGACACCGGGGGAGCAGCAGTGA